A window from Cryptomeria japonica unplaced genomic scaffold, Sugi_1.0 HiC_scaffold_181, whole genome shotgun sequence encodes these proteins:
- the LOC131062355 gene encoding F-box/kelch-repeat protein SKIP20-like yields MDFLRELPEQIFRDILLRLPYICHSKIKQLLEPAKEMLESFQFYQDRIKFGLTKKYICFLEDHISISIYDPTDQSRKLLPPTNAIVHKIINVNHKIVVLGQSRHLTPLLLIYDFLPSIWKHGAEFPTPRPANLEFACCASPDGSIYIAGRNDNGLNELREAAVYKVDEDKWELLPKMHQGMYSCRGVFIEGMFYVIDINRCQRFDPTTRAWTTINMSIPNSCLDVMYAFQRLIAFTSKGIEQYDWEGNLWRQLETLPQHHPVLNVCATVSCDRILFCGIFRNPDIYICKLYMYKPGAPFSERWISVDQPNSFLEGMVQSIATIEI; encoded by the coding sequence aTGGATTTTTTGCGGGAACTCCCTGAGCAAATATTTCGAGACATCTTATTAAGACTGCCATACATATGTCACTCAAAAATTAAGCAGCTGTTGGAACCTGCCAAAGAAATGTTGGAAAGTTTTCAGTTTTATCAGGATAGAATTAAGTTTGGGCTGACTAAGAAATATATATGTTTTCTCGAGGATCATATTAGCATATCTATATACGATCCTACTGATCAGTCACGTAAACTGCTCCCTCCCACAAACGCAATCGTTCATAAGATTATAAATGTGAATCATAAGATTGTTGTGCTGGGCCAGTCACGCCATTTAACTCCATTGTTATTGATATATGATTTTTTACCTAGTATATGGAAGCATGGTGCTGAATTTCCCACCCCCAGACCTGCAAACCTAGAGTTTGCATGTTGTGCCTCACCTGATGGATCGATTTACATTGCGGGACGAAATGATAATGGTCTCAATGAACTTCGTGAAGCAGCAGTTTATAAAGTAGATGAAGACAAGTGGGAGCTTCTTCCTAAGATGCACCAGGGAATGTACAGCTGTAGGGGTGTTTTTATTGAAGGAATGTTTTATGTCATTGATATTAATAGATGTCAAAGATTTGATCCCACCACAAGAGCATGGACAACAATAAATATGTCTATTCCTAATTCTTGCCTCGATGTTATGTATGCCTTTCAACGACTAATTGCATTTACAAGTAAAGGAATAGAGCAATATGATTGGGAAGGAAATTTATGGAGGCAATTGGAAACTCTCCCTCAACACCACCCTGTTTTAAATGTTTGTGCCACAGTGTCGTGTGATCGAATTTTATTTTGTGGAATTTTTCGTAATCCTGATATCTATATTTGTAAGCTGTATATGTATAAACCTGGAGCACCTTTCTCTGAGAGGTGGATTTCTGTTGACCAACCCAATAGTTTTCTGGAAGGGATGGTTCAATCTATTGCCACCATTGAAATTTAA